Proteins encoded within one genomic window of Pygocentrus nattereri isolate fPygNat1 chromosome 7, fPygNat1.pri, whole genome shotgun sequence:
- the mob2b gene encoding MOB kinase activator 2b isoform X2 → MAEAEGGPAFDESSVEQPRGILSTLFHRKSKGKPNGKKPPTEEKKQYLEPDYTKVRVVDFDLKELVVLPPEIDLNEWLASNTTTFFNLINLQYSTVSEFCTGDTCPVMSACNTTYYWYDEKGKKTKCTAPQYVDFVMSSVQKLVTDEDNFPTKYGKEFPNAFDSLVKKICRYLFHVLSHIYWGHYKETVAMDLHGHLNTLYTHFIVFIREFNLMDPKETSIMDDLTEALCTPLPQTPQNHVTER, encoded by the exons ATGGCGGAGGCAGAGGGGGGTCCAGCGTTTGATGAGAGCAGTGTGGAGCAGCCTCGAGGGATTCTCAGCACTCTGTTTCACAG GAAGTCCAAGGGAAAGCCAAATGGTAAGAAGCCGCCCACAGAGGAGAAGAAGCAGTACTTGGAGCCAGACTACACCAAAGTGAGGGTTGTTGACTTTGACCTTAAGGAGCTGGTCGTGTTGCCACCAGAAATCGACCTGAACGAATGGCTCGCCAGCAACA CCACAACATTCTTCAATCTCATCAACCTGCAGTACAGCACAGTGTCAGAGTTCTGCACAGGCGATACGTGTCCCGTCATGTCCGCCTGCAACAC GACATACTACTGGTATGATGAGAAGGGAAAGAAAACTAAATGCACAGCGCCACAGTATGTAGACTTTGTCATGAGTTCAGTCCAGAAACTCGTCACTGATGAGGACAACTTTCCCACTAAGTATG GTAAAGAGTTCCCGAATGCCTTCGATTCACTGGTGAAGAAAATCTGCAGATACCTGTTCCATGTGCTGTCCCACATCTACTGGGGTCACTACAAGGAGACGGTGGCAATGGACCTGCACGGACACTTAAACACCCTCTACACACATTTCATCGTTTTTATAAGGGAATTCAATCTGATGGACCCCAAGGAGACTTCCATAATGGATGACCTGACGGAGGCTCTGTGCACGCCCCTgccccaaacaccacagaaccaCGTCACAGAGAGATGA
- the mob2b gene encoding MOB kinase activator 2b isoform X1 has translation MVGDHSVPGDGALNQRTAKNGLSCKMVLQAVGKVLRKSKGKPNGKKPPTEEKKQYLEPDYTKVRVVDFDLKELVVLPPEIDLNEWLASNTTTFFNLINLQYSTVSEFCTGDTCPVMSACNTTYYWYDEKGKKTKCTAPQYVDFVMSSVQKLVTDEDNFPTKYGKEFPNAFDSLVKKICRYLFHVLSHIYWGHYKETVAMDLHGHLNTLYTHFIVFIREFNLMDPKETSIMDDLTEALCTPLPQTPQNHVTER, from the exons ATGGTGGGCGACCACAGCGTACCCGGAGACGGCGCTCTCAACCAGCGCACTGCCAAAAACGGATTAAGCTGCAAAATGGTCCTGCAGGCGGTGGGCAAAGTGCTGAG GAAGTCCAAGGGAAAGCCAAATGGTAAGAAGCCGCCCACAGAGGAGAAGAAGCAGTACTTGGAGCCAGACTACACCAAAGTGAGGGTTGTTGACTTTGACCTTAAGGAGCTGGTCGTGTTGCCACCAGAAATCGACCTGAACGAATGGCTCGCCAGCAACA CCACAACATTCTTCAATCTCATCAACCTGCAGTACAGCACAGTGTCAGAGTTCTGCACAGGCGATACGTGTCCCGTCATGTCCGCCTGCAACAC GACATACTACTGGTATGATGAGAAGGGAAAGAAAACTAAATGCACAGCGCCACAGTATGTAGACTTTGTCATGAGTTCAGTCCAGAAACTCGTCACTGATGAGGACAACTTTCCCACTAAGTATG GTAAAGAGTTCCCGAATGCCTTCGATTCACTGGTGAAGAAAATCTGCAGATACCTGTTCCATGTGCTGTCCCACATCTACTGGGGTCACTACAAGGAGACGGTGGCAATGGACCTGCACGGACACTTAAACACCCTCTACACACATTTCATCGTTTTTATAAGGGAATTCAATCTGATGGACCCCAAGGAGACTTCCATAATGGATGACCTGACGGAGGCTCTGTGCACGCCCCTgccccaaacaccacagaaccaCGTCACAGAGAGATGA
- the mob2b gene encoding MOB kinase activator 2b isoform X3 has product MRFKRIGSYSLNRKSKGKPNGKKPPTEEKKQYLEPDYTKVRVVDFDLKELVVLPPEIDLNEWLASNTTTFFNLINLQYSTVSEFCTGDTCPVMSACNTTYYWYDEKGKKTKCTAPQYVDFVMSSVQKLVTDEDNFPTKYGKEFPNAFDSLVKKICRYLFHVLSHIYWGHYKETVAMDLHGHLNTLYTHFIVFIREFNLMDPKETSIMDDLTEALCTPLPQTPQNHVTER; this is encoded by the exons ATGAGGTTTAAAAGGATTGGCTCATACTCTCTGAATAG GAAGTCCAAGGGAAAGCCAAATGGTAAGAAGCCGCCCACAGAGGAGAAGAAGCAGTACTTGGAGCCAGACTACACCAAAGTGAGGGTTGTTGACTTTGACCTTAAGGAGCTGGTCGTGTTGCCACCAGAAATCGACCTGAACGAATGGCTCGCCAGCAACA CCACAACATTCTTCAATCTCATCAACCTGCAGTACAGCACAGTGTCAGAGTTCTGCACAGGCGATACGTGTCCCGTCATGTCCGCCTGCAACAC GACATACTACTGGTATGATGAGAAGGGAAAGAAAACTAAATGCACAGCGCCACAGTATGTAGACTTTGTCATGAGTTCAGTCCAGAAACTCGTCACTGATGAGGACAACTTTCCCACTAAGTATG GTAAAGAGTTCCCGAATGCCTTCGATTCACTGGTGAAGAAAATCTGCAGATACCTGTTCCATGTGCTGTCCCACATCTACTGGGGTCACTACAAGGAGACGGTGGCAATGGACCTGCACGGACACTTAAACACCCTCTACACACATTTCATCGTTTTTATAAGGGAATTCAATCTGATGGACCCCAAGGAGACTTCCATAATGGATGACCTGACGGAGGCTCTGTGCACGCCCCTgccccaaacaccacagaaccaCGTCACAGAGAGATGA
- the mob2b gene encoding MOB kinase activator 2b isoform X4, translated as MDWLMGKSKGKPNGKKPPTEEKKQYLEPDYTKVRVVDFDLKELVVLPPEIDLNEWLASNTTTFFNLINLQYSTVSEFCTGDTCPVMSACNTTYYWYDEKGKKTKCTAPQYVDFVMSSVQKLVTDEDNFPTKYGKEFPNAFDSLVKKICRYLFHVLSHIYWGHYKETVAMDLHGHLNTLYTHFIVFIREFNLMDPKETSIMDDLTEALCTPLPQTPQNHVTER; from the exons GAAGTCCAAGGGAAAGCCAAATGGTAAGAAGCCGCCCACAGAGGAGAAGAAGCAGTACTTGGAGCCAGACTACACCAAAGTGAGGGTTGTTGACTTTGACCTTAAGGAGCTGGTCGTGTTGCCACCAGAAATCGACCTGAACGAATGGCTCGCCAGCAACA CCACAACATTCTTCAATCTCATCAACCTGCAGTACAGCACAGTGTCAGAGTTCTGCACAGGCGATACGTGTCCCGTCATGTCCGCCTGCAACAC GACATACTACTGGTATGATGAGAAGGGAAAGAAAACTAAATGCACAGCGCCACAGTATGTAGACTTTGTCATGAGTTCAGTCCAGAAACTCGTCACTGATGAGGACAACTTTCCCACTAAGTATG GTAAAGAGTTCCCGAATGCCTTCGATTCACTGGTGAAGAAAATCTGCAGATACCTGTTCCATGTGCTGTCCCACATCTACTGGGGTCACTACAAGGAGACGGTGGCAATGGACCTGCACGGACACTTAAACACCCTCTACACACATTTCATCGTTTTTATAAGGGAATTCAATCTGATGGACCCCAAGGAGACTTCCATAATGGATGACCTGACGGAGGCTCTGTGCACGCCCCTgccccaaacaccacagaaccaCGTCACAGAGAGATGA